From one Deferribacterota bacterium genomic stretch:
- the rph gene encoding ribonuclease PH, giving the protein MRIDGRSNDDLRTIRVIEGFIKYPKGSVLIEQGDTKVLCSATINDGVPPFLNEEETGWLTAEYAMLPASTDIRNTRESVKGKLSGRTQEISRLIGRSLRASIDLTKIKGKTILIDCDVLQADGGTRTASITGSFIALNLAIKSIIEKKIIDEDPIKFLIAAVSVGIYNNEVLLDLNFKEDQCVSADLNLVANENSDIIEIQVTAEKAPFSKEMLDSMLDVGFKGIASILELERSILK; this is encoded by the coding sequence ATGAGGATTGATGGCAGGTCAAATGATGATTTAAGAACAATTAGGGTCATAGAAGGTTTTATAAAATATCCAAAAGGATCAGTACTTATAGAGCAAGGAGACACAAAGGTTTTATGCTCTGCTACAATTAACGATGGGGTACCACCCTTTTTAAATGAAGAGGAGACAGGTTGGCTAACAGCTGAATATGCAATGTTGCCAGCCTCAACAGATATTAGAAATACAAGAGAATCTGTAAAAGGTAAGCTTTCTGGAAGAACACAAGAGATTTCAAGGTTGATTGGAAGATCCTTAAGGGCATCAATTGACTTAACAAAGATCAAAGGTAAAACTATTTTAATAGATTGTGATGTATTACAAGCTGACGGGGGCACAAGGACAGCCTCTATTACAGGCAGTTTTATAGCACTAAATTTAGCTATTAAATCAATAATAGAAAAAAAAATAATAGATGAAGATCCAATAAAGTTTTTAATTGCTGCTGTTAGTGTTGGTATATATAATAATGAGGTTCTCTTAGATTTAAATTTTAAAGAAGATCAGTGTGTTAGTGCTGATTTGAATCTTGTTGCTAACGAAAATAGCGATATTATTGAAATACAAGTAACTGCAGAGAAAGCCCCCTTTAGCAAAGAAATGTTAGATAGTATGTTGGATGTTGGATTTAAAGGGATAGCTTCGATATTAGAGCTAGAAAGGAGCATACTAAAGTGA
- the rdgB gene encoding RdgB/HAM1 family non-canonical purine NTP pyrophosphatase, with the protein MIKKLYLATRNENKLREFRELLGDTISVNSVYEVADKSIAVKEEGLTLIDNAKAKAEAFSSLIDGFVIADDSGIFVDILNGRPGVYSARYAGEKANDNDNITKLLTELDGIPAQKRTAYFECVIALAKNGKTIKTFNGIIRGYIGDKKKGDFGFGYDPIFYIDNKSFAELPPNVKNSISHRYKAAVKLKKFLEEYNNNEYNNE; encoded by the coding sequence GTGATAAAAAAACTATATCTAGCTACACGTAATGAAAATAAACTGAGGGAATTTAGAGAACTTCTAGGGGATACTATATCTGTAAATTCTGTTTATGAGGTAGCAGATAAAAGTATTGCTGTTAAAGAAGAGGGTTTGACGTTAATAGATAATGCAAAAGCTAAGGCAGAAGCCTTTTCTTCATTAATAGACGGGTTTGTAATAGCTGATGATTCAGGAATTTTTGTTGATATATTAAATGGAAGACCAGGTGTATATTCTGCTAGATATGCAGGAGAAAAGGCAAATGATAATGATAATATTACAAAGCTTTTAACAGAGCTTGATGGAATACCTGCCCAAAAAAGGACAGCTTATTTTGAGTGTGTTATTGCATTGGCAAAAAATGGAAAAACTATTAAAACATTTAATGGGATTATTAGAGGATATATTGGAGATAAAAAGAAAGGTGATTTTGGTTTTGGGTATGACCCAATTTTTTATATAGATAATAAAAGCTTTGCGGAATTGCCACCTAATGTAAAGAATAGTATATCTCATAGATATAAAGCAGCCGTTAAATTAAAAAAATTTTTAGAAGAATACAATAATAATGAATACAATAATGAATAA
- a CDS encoding shikimate kinase — translation MNNIYLIGFMGVGKTAVGKVLADKLGWTFLDIDEVIVDYKKCSIEEIFIKYGEDTFRKIESKVLKKLSKKTEQVVSTGGGIVVNKYNIEYMKESGFVVTLIARPEVIYNRIYNDEARPLLKNFSGDAKLDEIKRLLYIRAGLYTKGDYIIDTSDLTVSDVAEEIKEAFFERKHKS, via the coding sequence ATGAATAATATATATCTTATTGGTTTTATGGGTGTTGGAAAAACTGCAGTGGGGAAGGTGCTTGCTGATAAACTAGGTTGGACATTTTTGGATATTGATGAGGTGATTGTTGATTATAAAAAATGTTCAATTGAAGAGATTTTTATTAAATACGGTGAGGATACGTTCAGAAAGATTGAGTCAAAGGTTTTAAAAAAATTGTCAAAAAAAACTGAACAAGTTGTCTCAACAGGTGGTGGTATTGTTGTTAATAAATATAATATTGAATATATGAAGGAGAGCGGTTTTGTTGTAACCCTAATAGCTAGGCCAGAGGTTATATATAATAGGATTTATAATGATGAGGCAAGGCCTCTGCTAAAAAATTTCTCTGGTGATGCCAAATTAGATGAGATTAAAAGGCTTTTATATATTAGAGCAGGATTGTATACAAAAGGTGATTATATAATTGATACATCAGACTTGACAGTCTCTGATGTGGCAGAAGAAATAAAAGAGGCTTTTTTTGAGAGAAAGCATAAAAGTTAA
- the aroB gene encoding 3-dehydroquinate synthase: MRESIKVNLQRPSESYEIYIGRDILMPFLKKDAVYIVDANVFNNYRKIFSHIDIANIFILYANEESKTIDSTLRIIDFLLEKRIERKGTIYAVGGGITGDVAAFAASIYLRGVPFIQIATTLLSMVDSSVGGKTGVNYKNIKNIIGTFYQPKKVIIDTQFIDSLSDDEYLNGLAEIIKMAFLFDRELVNIITKKANYILKRDKRVLEDIIKKTVCHKVNIVERDEKESNLRQILNFGHTLGHAIEVDSNYSIKHGFAVAIGMILECRYGYNIGVVDNGVLSTLEDILRLYDFQTKYKFSSIEKFKYALERDKKTKEGFLTLSLPARVGCGKIIEGIKVEDLLKITNNNG; encoded by the coding sequence TTGAGAGAAAGCATAAAAGTTAATTTACAGAGACCTAGCGAGAGTTATGAAATATATATAGGCAGGGATATACTTATGCCTTTTTTAAAAAAGGATGCAGTATATATTGTTGACGCCAACGTGTTTAATAATTATAGAAAAATATTCTCACATATAGATATAGCTAATATTTTCATATTGTATGCAAATGAAGAGAGTAAAACTATAGATTCTACTCTTAGAATTATAGATTTTCTTTTAGAGAAAAGGATAGAGAGGAAAGGGACTATCTATGCAGTTGGAGGGGGTATAACCGGTGATGTAGCAGCTTTTGCAGCATCTATCTATTTAAGAGGTGTTCCCTTTATTCAAATTGCAACTACCCTTTTATCTATGGTTGACAGCTCCGTTGGTGGCAAGACAGGTGTTAACTATAAAAATATAAAAAATATTATAGGTACTTTTTATCAGCCAAAAAAGGTGATTATAGATACTCAATTTATTGACTCTTTAAGTGATGATGAATACCTGAATGGTTTGGCAGAAATTATAAAAATGGCTTTTCTATTTGATAGGGAATTAGTTAATATAATTACCAAAAAGGCAAATTATATTTTGAAAAGAGATAAAAGGGTGTTAGAGGATATTATAAAAAAGACAGTTTGCCATAAGGTTAATATAGTAGAAAGGGATGAGAAAGAGAGTAATTTAAGGCAGATACTAAATTTTGGCCATACCTTGGGGCATGCAATAGAAGTTGATTCAAACTATTCTATAAAACATGGTTTTGCTGTCGCTATAGGGATGATTTTGGAGTGCAGATATGGTTATAATATAGGTGTTGTTGATAATGGGGTGTTATCTACTTTAGAAGATATATTAAGGCTTTACGATTTTCAAACAAAATATAAATTTAGTAGCATAGAAAAATTTAAATATGCTTTAGAGAGAGATAAAAAAACAAAAGAGGGTTTTTTAACCCTTTCACTACCTGCAAGGGTTGGTTGCGGGAAGATAATTGAAGGTATAAAAGTTGAGGATTTATTAAAGATTACCAATAATAATGGATAA
- the aroQ gene encoding type II 3-dehydroquinate dehydratase yields the protein MRLLIINGPNINLLGSREINIYGELNYNSLKNTLKDYAAKRNIELDIYQSNYEGEIVEKIQKANTFDGIIINAGAYTHTSIAIRDALLAINKPFVEIHISNVFKRESFRQRSFLSDIAVGIICGFGLKSYILAIKYFELEEI from the coding sequence TTGAGATTATTGATTATTAATGGTCCTAATATTAATCTTTTAGGCAGTAGAGAAATAAACATCTATGGAGAGCTAAACTACAATTCATTAAAGAATACCTTAAAGGATTATGCAGCAAAACGGAATATTGAACTAGATATTTACCAATCGAACTATGAGGGTGAAATAGTAGAAAAGATCCAAAAAGCAAATACTTTTGATGGAATTATCATCAATGCAGGGGCTTATACTCACACTAGTATAGCTATACGGGATGCTCTACTTGCAATCAACAAACCCTTTGTTGAGATTCATATTAGCAATGTCTTTAAGAGAGAAAGTTTTAGGCAGCGATCTTTTTTGTCTGATATAGCAGTTGGTATAATATGTGGTTTTGGGTTGAAATCTTATATTTTAGCTATAAAATATTTTGAGCTTGAAGAAATATAG
- the efp gene encoding elongation factor P — protein MITPNQFKKGMKIEVKGEPYILIDFQHIKMGRGGATVRTKLKSLLTNNVIEKTFRSNEKIDVPNFEEKELHYLYNDGDFFYFMDNESFEQFRVSKEVIGDSALFLVENIDVTIQFYNGEPIGVILPNFIDVEVVKTEPGLKGDTVSGGTKPAKIASGATIQVPLFINEGDIIKVDTRSGDYVERVKIS, from the coding sequence ATGATTACACCTAACCAGTTTAAGAAGGGTATGAAGATTGAGGTAAAAGGGGAGCCTTACATATTAATTGATTTTCAACATATAAAGATGGGCAGAGGTGGAGCAACAGTTAGAACAAAATTAAAAAGCTTGTTAACAAATAATGTAATTGAAAAGACTTTTAGATCAAATGAAAAAATAGATGTACCAAATTTTGAGGAAAAAGAATTACACTACTTATATAATGACGGGGATTTTTTCTATTTTATGGATAATGAAAGTTTTGAACAATTTAGGGTATCAAAGGAAGTAATAGGTGATAGTGCTCTTTTTCTAGTAGAAAACATTGATGTTACGATTCAGTTTTATAATGGTGAACCTATTGGGGTTATCCTTCCTAATTTTATTGATGTTGAGGTTGTCAAAACTGAGCCTGGTCTAAAGGGAGATACTGTAAGTGGAGGAACAAAACCTGCGAAGATTGCATCGGGAGCTACAATACAAGTCCCTCTTTTTATAAATGAAGGGGATATTATAAAAGTTGATACGAGAAGTGGAGATTATGTTGAACGAGTTAAAATTTCATGA
- the accB gene encoding acetyl-CoA carboxylase biotin carboxyl carrier protein codes for MDIEELKSLIEFVNKLELDEFELENGDIRIYMSKNKFINTTSFDKGVVAEKIVEKEDSSKKLEEKTSAEEKKEKEDEEGYTIISPIIGTFYEAPAPGAKPFVKVGDIVRKGQTLCIIEAMKIMNELEAEFDCKILKRLVKNGEAVEFGQPLFIVEPLT; via the coding sequence ATGGATATAGAAGAGTTGAAGTCTTTGATTGAATTTGTAAATAAATTAGAATTAGATGAATTTGAACTTGAAAACGGTGATATCCGAATATATATGTCAAAAAATAAATTTATAAATACTACTTCTTTTGATAAAGGTGTTGTAGCAGAAAAAATAGTAGAGAAAGAAGATTCTTCTAAAAAGTTAGAGGAAAAAACATCTGCTGAAGAAAAAAAAGAAAAAGAGGATGAAGAAGGTTATACCATTATCTCCCCTATAATTGGGACTTTTTATGAAGCACCAGCCCCGGGGGCAAAACCTTTTGTTAAGGTGGGTGATATTGTTAGAAAAGGCCAAACTTTGTGTATTATAGAGGCAATGAAAATAATGAATGAATTAGAGGCTGAATTTGATTGTAAAATATTGAAAAGATTAGTTAAAAACGGTGAAGCCGTTGAATTTGGGCAGCCCTTATTTATTGTAGAGCCCCTTACTTAG
- the accC gene encoding acetyl-CoA carboxylase biotin carboxylase subunit: MFNKILIANRGEIALRIIRACKELGIATVAVHSQVDNESLHVAFADEAICIGPYSASESYLNIKNIISAAEVAGADAIHPGYGFLAENANFARICNECNIRFIGPKVEHIDTMGNKSKAKEVMEKLGVPVVPGSKSAVRNLEEGLAVANDTGYPVMIKASAGGGGKGMRVVYDKDGFTKAFNMSKYEAKKSFGDDSVYIEKYIENPRHIEVQIFGDNYGNVVHFFERECSIQRRHQKVLEEAPSPFVDDKLRESMGEASVKAMKSLGYQNCGTIEYLVDKNKNFYFMEMNTRIQVEHPVTEMITSVDLLKLQIMAAAGERLPYNQEDLKINGHAIEVRINAEDPKTFRPSPGKITGYYAPGGFGVRVDSTCYQDYIVLPYYDSLIAKLITFDNTRRDAISKMKRSLDEFIIEGIDTTIPLHKRIIVDKNFCDGNFSTSYLDQLV; the protein is encoded by the coding sequence ATGTTTAATAAAATTCTAATAGCAAACCGCGGTGAGATAGCCTTAAGGATTATTAGGGCTTGTAAAGAGCTTGGAATAGCAACGGTAGCTGTTCATTCACAGGTTGATAATGAATCATTACATGTGGCATTTGCTGATGAGGCAATATGTATTGGGCCATATAGTGCCTCAGAGAGTTATCTAAATATTAAAAATATAATCTCAGCAGCTGAGGTAGCAGGGGCTGATGCAATACATCCTGGATATGGTTTCTTAGCAGAAAATGCTAATTTCGCAAGGATATGCAATGAGTGCAATATTAGATTCATTGGGCCAAAGGTTGAGCATATAGATACAATGGGCAATAAATCAAAAGCAAAAGAAGTTATGGAGAAATTAGGTGTACCTGTTGTCCCTGGAAGCAAAAGTGCTGTTAGGAATTTGGAAGAAGGATTGGCAGTAGCAAATGATACAGGATACCCTGTGATGATTAAAGCCTCTGCTGGTGGTGGTGGGAAAGGGATGAGGGTTGTATATGATAAGGATGGGTTTACCAAGGCTTTTAATATGTCAAAATATGAAGCTAAAAAATCCTTTGGGGATGATAGTGTATATATAGAAAAATATATTGAGAATCCAAGACATATTGAGGTGCAAATATTTGGTGATAACTATGGTAATGTGGTACATTTTTTCGAGAGAGAATGCTCAATCCAGAGGAGACATCAAAAGGTTTTAGAAGAAGCGCCAAGTCCTTTTGTAGATGATAAACTAAGAGAAAGCATGGGGGAAGCATCTGTAAAAGCAATGAAGAGCTTAGGCTACCAAAACTGTGGTACAATAGAGTATCTAGTTGATAAAAATAAAAATTTCTATTTTATGGAGATGAATACAAGAATTCAAGTTGAACACCCAGTAACAGAAATGATTACCTCAGTTGACCTATTAAAGTTGCAGATTATGGCTGCCGCAGGCGAAAGATTGCCTTATAACCAAGAGGATCTCAAAATAAATGGTCATGCCATAGAGGTAAGGATAAACGCAGAGGATCCTAAAACATTTAGACCGTCTCCAGGTAAGATTACTGGCTATTACGCACCTGGTGGTTTTGGTGTTAGGGTGGACTCTACCTGTTATCAAGATTATATTGTTTTGCCCTATTATGATTCACTTATTGCTAAACTTATTACCTTTGACAATACTAGGAGAGATGCAATTAGTAAGATGAAAAGGTCCTTAGATGAGTTTATTATTGAAGGGATTGATACAACAATACCACTACATAAAAGGATAATTGTTGATAAAAATTTTTGCGATGGCAATTTCAGTACTAGTTATTTAGATCAGCTCGTATAA
- a CDS encoding tetratricopeptide repeat protein, whose amino-acid sequence MRYILIFLLIITGCLYKGVGYSESESQYSDYLKASYLYNSGDLDKALIYFKKLDKSSDSAHIKGLIANIYINQGRFTAAKNILLEGIKKHKDPDLYFKLGILYGKIYDNCNEALSYLEKAISLKKDAKYLLATAECYENIGEYVKALDVYDSLLKKNENPLFHYRKGIIYTKLNMFEQAKKEYMKAIEVGDHLKSYLNLSEIYIIQKNYDEAIGLLKKVIDDFGDILVAKKRLAEIYSETGENKKALELFTSIIDKLDDENKAKILKEIGFLYLNNNKYDKAYEYFKKVLEIQPSDYQTLYFIAFISELNKNYKRAEEYYLKALEIRKDFAFAKKRLAVTYINEGKFEEAEDMLESIDNASIDVDYYLIKSLLYKKMDKIDNALDILLKAKKEYPASLEVLFELASIYEMQKEYDKCENILKEALALEPENPIFLNFLGYLYAELGKNLDEAYKLINKALEKDPDNPAYIDSLAWVLYKQKRYKEAYKLQKKALRSNPSEEEFVKHMNSILKAMGSDETIDEIINEK is encoded by the coding sequence ATGAGATATATATTAATTTTTTTATTAATCATAACAGGTTGTTTATATAAAGGTGTTGGTTATTCAGAGAGTGAAAGTCAATATTCAGACTATCTTAAGGCTTCTTATCTATATAATTCTGGTGATTTAGATAAGGCTCTAATATATTTTAAGAAATTAGATAAAAGTAGTGATAGCGCTCATATAAAAGGGCTTATAGCAAACATATATATAAATCAAGGTAGATTTACAGCTGCAAAAAATATCTTGTTAGAGGGTATTAAAAAACATAAAGATCCAGATCTGTATTTTAAATTAGGTATTTTATATGGTAAAATCTATGATAATTGCAATGAGGCGCTATCTTATTTAGAAAAAGCTATTTCTTTAAAGAAAGATGCCAAATACTTATTAGCTACAGCTGAGTGTTATGAAAATATAGGCGAATATGTGAAAGCCCTTGATGTATATGATAGCCTATTAAAAAAGAATGAAAACCCACTCTTTCACTATAGAAAGGGTATTATCTATACAAAGCTTAATATGTTTGAACAGGCAAAAAAAGAATATATGAAAGCTATAGAAGTGGGAGACCATTTAAAATCATATTTAAATCTTTCAGAGATCTATATAATACAGAAAAATTACGATGAAGCGATAGGCTTATTAAAAAAAGTTATTGATGATTTTGGTGATATATTAGTAGCTAAAAAGAGATTAGCTGAAATATATAGTGAAACTGGTGAAAATAAAAAGGCACTTGAGCTGTTTACATCAATAATAGACAAGCTTGATGATGAAAATAAAGCCAAGATACTCAAAGAAATAGGTTTTTTATATTTAAATAATAATAAATATGATAAGGCCTATGAATATTTCAAAAAGGTATTGGAGATTCAACCTAGTGATTATCAAACCCTATATTTTATCGCTTTTATAAGTGAGCTTAATAAAAACTACAAAAGGGCAGAAGAATATTACCTAAAGGCATTAGAGATTAGAAAGGATTTTGCCTTTGCAAAAAAAAGATTGGCTGTAACATATATAAATGAAGGAAAGTTTGAAGAAGCAGAGGATATGCTAGAGAGTATAGATAATGCAAGCATTGATGTTGATTACTATCTAATTAAATCACTTCTTTATAAAAAGATGGACAAGATAGATAATGCTTTGGATATACTTTTAAAAGCCAAAAAAGAATACCCAGCTAGCTTAGAAGTGCTATTTGAGCTGGCAAGTATATATGAGATGCAAAAAGAATATGATAAATGCGAAAATATTTTAAAAGAAGCTCTTGCTTTAGAGCCTGAAAACCCAATATTTTTGAATTTTCTAGGTTATCTTTATGCAGAGCTTGGTAAAAATTTAGATGAGGCCTATAAGCTTATAAATAAAGCTTTAGAAAAAGATCCAGATAACCCTGCCTATATTGATAGCCTTGCATGGGTTTTATACAAGCAGAAAAGATATAAGGAGGCATATAAACTACAAAAAAAGGCTTTAAGGAGTAATCCTAGTGAAGAGGAATTTGTAAAGCACATGAATTCAATACTCAAGGCAATGGGCAGTGATGAAACAATTGATGAGATTATTAACGAAAAATAG
- the ispE gene encoding 4-(cytidine 5'-diphospho)-2-C-methyl-D-erythritol kinase, whose translation MYKAFSYAKINLFLHILSKRDDGYHNINSLFTRVSLCDYISVEKADAFIIKSNIKSLEDKNNLIYKVYAKLKKIYSIPPIEVNLYKNIPLGSGLGGGSSNAAVFLNILDLWFDLGLTINDKKEILSDISSDAIYFLYKGSRIISGKGENVSRNILLPKFNILLIKPPFDISTRDIYNSGLIQYSNNKEFKINYYLDLIGLMYNDLERPIFDRYPLLKNLKDMLINCGADNALVTGSGSCVYGIFSSKYYLNRGYRLMKNKFRECNFYRLINI comes from the coding sequence ATGTATAAAGCTTTTAGTTATGCTAAGATTAATCTATTTTTGCATATTTTATCAAAAAGAGATGATGGTTATCACAATATAAATTCACTTTTTACAAGGGTTTCGCTTTGTGATTATATATCTGTAGAAAAAGCAGATGCCTTTATAATAAAATCAAATATAAAATCATTAGAAGATAAAAATAATTTAATATATAAAGTATATGCTAAATTAAAAAAAATTTATTCTATCCCCCCGATAGAGGTTAATTTGTATAAAAATATACCCCTTGGTAGTGGGTTGGGTGGAGGCAGTAGTAATGCTGCAGTTTTTTTAAATATTTTAGATCTGTGGTTTGATCTAGGCTTAACTATAAATGATAAGAAGGAAATATTAAGTGATATCAGTAGCGATGCTATATATTTTTTATATAAGGGTTCAAGGATAATCTCTGGCAAGGGTGAGAATGTCTCTAGAAATATCTTGTTACCTAAGTTTAATATACTGCTTATAAAACCACCCTTTGATATCTCTACAAGGGATATATATAATAGTGGGCTTATTCAATATAGTAATAATAAAGAATTTAAAATAAATTACTATTTAGATTTAATAGGTTTAATGTATAATGATTTGGAAAGACCTATATTTGATAGATACCCATTATTAAAAAATTTAAAGGATATGTTAATAAATTGTGGAGCTGACAATGCGTTAGTTACTGGGAGTGGTTCTTGTGTTTACGGAATTTTTTCCTCTAAATATTATTTAAATAGGGGGTATAGATTAATGAAAAACAAATTTAGAGAGTGCAATTTTTATAGATTAATAAATATTTAA
- a CDS encoding ribose-phosphate pyrophosphokinase: MSVNMEFLIFSGNSNLTLSRSIVQILGLRLGDATVGKFSDGEIYAKINESVRGRDVFLIQSTNNPAEAHLMEMMIMIDALRRASANSITGVMPYFGYARQDRTVEPRMAISAKLVANLLTKAGLDRLLTMDLHAGQIQGFFDIPVDNLYATPIITEYLISKKKCGSNYVVLSPDSGGVTRARAYAKKLNTTLAIIDKRRTGPNTARAMNVIGDVKDKNIIIIDDIVDTAGTLAEAASAVKRQGAKSVIAAATHGVLSGPSIERILNSDIEELVITNTIEASKEKLQIPKIVVLPIDKICAEAIIRLHKKESITSLFYDSDND; this comes from the coding sequence ATGTCAGTTAATATGGAATTTTTAATATTTAGCGGAAATTCAAATCTAACATTGTCTAGAAGTATTGTCCAAATTTTAGGTTTAAGACTTGGTGATGCCACAGTTGGCAAATTTAGTGATGGTGAGATCTATGCTAAAATAAATGAATCAGTAAGGGGTCGTGATGTTTTTCTTATTCAATCAACAAATAATCCAGCAGAGGCCCATCTAATGGAAATGATGATTATGATAGATGCCTTAAGAAGGGCATCGGCTAATTCAATCACAGGTGTTATGCCTTATTTTGGATATGCCAGGCAAGATAGAACAGTAGAGCCTAGAATGGCAATTAGTGCAAAATTAGTTGCAAACTTATTAACCAAGGCAGGATTAGACAGGCTATTAACTATGGATTTACACGCAGGTCAAATTCAAGGTTTTTTTGATATACCCGTTGATAACCTATATGCCACACCAATTATAACTGAGTATTTGATCTCTAAGAAAAAATGTGGGAGTAATTATGTTGTTTTATCCCCTGATTCAGGGGGGGTGACAAGGGCTAGAGCATATGCAAAAAAATTGAATACTACGCTTGCTATTATTGACAAAAGAAGGACAGGGCCTAATACTGCAAGAGCAATGAATGTTATTGGGGATGTTAAAGATAAAAATATAATAATTATTGATGATATTGTTGATACTGCTGGTACATTAGCTGAAGCAGCAAGCGCTGTAAAAAGGCAAGGTGCTAAGTCTGTTATAGCTGCAGCCACTCATGGGGTTTTAAGTGGTCCTTCTATTGAGAGGATATTAAATAGTGATATTGAAGAATTAGTAATTACTAATACGATAGAGGCCTCAAAAGAGAAATTGCAGATTCCTAAGATTGTTGTATTGCCAATAGATAAAATATGTGCAGAGGCCATAATTAGGCTTCATAAAAAAGAGAGTATAACCTCGTTATTTTATGATAGTGATAATGATTAA
- the pth gene encoding aminoacyl-tRNA hydrolase: MDYFITGLGNKGEKYRYTRHNIGRLVLELLLKELKIYRLSREHFFYTYLFGHKIYLYIPDCYMNESGVYIKRVFSHLDVSVDNMLVIHDDKDIPFGYIKFIKNGSSGGHRGVQSVIDNIGNNFIRLKCGIASRHIYDTADFVLSSFTQEERNDLKSYLEFIIKATFSFIKDGLSKSMSIYNKKYFKDFHGNS, from the coding sequence ATGGATTATTTCATAACCGGTTTAGGTAACAAGGGTGAAAAATATAGATATACTAGACATAATATTGGAAGGCTTGTATTAGAGCTATTATTGAAAGAATTAAAGATATATCGCCTATCTAGAGAACATTTTTTTTATACATATTTATTTGGGCATAAAATATATTTGTATATACCAGATTGTTATATGAATGAGAGCGGGGTTTACATTAAGAGAGTGTTCTCTCATTTAGATGTATCAGTAGATAATATGTTAGTTATTCATGATGATAAGGATATACCTTTTGGCTATATTAAGTTTATTAAAAATGGTTCTTCAGGTGGACATAGGGGTGTGCAATCAGTTATAGATAACATTGGAAATAATTTTATTAGACTAAAATGTGGTATTGCATCCCGGCATATTTATGATACAGCTGATTTTGTTTTAAGTAGTTTTACACAAGAGGAAAGAAATGATCTTAAATCTTATTTAGAATTTATTATAAAGGCAACCTTTTCATTTATAAAAGATGGTTTATCAAAGAGTATGAGCATTTATAATAAAAAATATTTTAAAGACTTTCATGGAAATAGCTAG